In Candidatus Bathyanammoxibius amoris, the following are encoded in one genomic region:
- a CDS encoding thermonuclease family protein gives MLRKMAANKEMLITRITGGVLLITLLFIASPAAAPYQETARCIRVIDGDTIDLSNDKRVRYIGVNSPPIKKADAITCVLGEKAKAYNENLVLNKTVRLIFDVQPEDKYGRFLAYVYVGDIFVNAELVREGYASASKHPPNVRYAEFFKGLEDEAKEGRQGLWSIVERVRYQPQE, from the coding sequence ATGTTGAGGAAGATGGCCGCAAACAAGGAGATGTTGATTACAAGAATAACAGGTGGAGTGTTATTAATAACACTATTGTTTATTGCCTCCCCCGCCGCCGCACCCTATCAGGAGACAGCACGTTGCATACGGGTAATAGACGGTGACACGATAGACCTCTCCAACGATAAGCGTGTGCGGTATATTGGCGTAAACTCGCCACCGATCAAGAAAGCGGACGCAATCACCTGCGTGCTGGGGGAAAAGGCAAAGGCGTATAATGAGAACCTTGTCCTGAACAAGACTGTCAGGCTCATATTCGACGTTCAGCCGGAAGATAAATACGGCAGGTTTCTTGCATACGTTTACGTCGGGGATATTTTTGTAAACGCTGAACTCGTAAGGGAGGGTTACGCCTCGGCATCCAAACACCCGCCAAACGTGAGATATGCGGAGTTTTTTAAGGGCCTTGAAGATGAGGCCAAAGAAGGCAGGCAGGGTCTGTGGTCAATAGTAGAGAGGGTACGGTATCAACCTCAGGAATGA
- a CDS encoding HDIG domain-containing protein has protein sequence MNREEAWELFMSHVGQENLRKHCLATEAIMRSLARRFGRDEESWGVAGLLHDLDFELTKDKPTSHTLRTADILRDRGVPEDMIEAIKAHNAGALGIERDTEMGLALSAAECVTGLIVAAALVLPDKRLASVKPKSIMKRMKEKSFARNVDRRGIKECERLGMDLEDFVGLSLKAMQEISGELGL, from the coding sequence GTGAACAGGGAAGAGGCATGGGAGCTGTTTATGAGCCATGTCGGGCAGGAGAACCTGCGCAAGCACTGCCTGGCAACCGAGGCAATAATGCGCAGCCTGGCCAGGAGATTCGGCAGGGACGAGGAGAGTTGGGGTGTGGCCGGCCTGCTCCATGACCTGGATTTTGAATTGACAAAAGACAAACCCACAAGCCACACGCTCCGAACTGCCGATATACTCAGGGACAGGGGTGTCCCGGAAGACATGATAGAGGCCATCAAAGCCCACAACGCCGGGGCGCTGGGCATCGAACGCGACACGGAGATGGGCCTCGCACTCTCTGCCGCGGAGTGTGTCACCGGGCTTATCGTGGCTGCCGCACTGGTGCTGCCAGACAAAAGGCTCGCAAGCGTAAAGCCTAAGAGTATCATGAAGAGGATGAAGGAAAAATCCTTCGCAAGGAACGTGGACAGGCGGGGCATCAAAGAGTGCGAGAGACTCGGTATGGACCTGGAGGACTTTGTCGGGTTAAGCCTTAAAGCAATGCAGGAAATAAGCGGTGAGCTGGGGCTTTAG